From Syngnathus typhle isolate RoL2023-S1 ecotype Sweden linkage group LG13, RoL_Styp_1.0, whole genome shotgun sequence, a single genomic window includes:
- the acadm gene encoding medium-chain specific acyl-CoA dehydrogenase, mitochondrial has translation MLLNKVLRGGLRCGVARLQSSSAATAAAESKISGENAAAATGFSFELTDQQREFQQLARKFAREEILPHAAHYDKTGEYPVPIIKKAWELGLMNGHIAEQYGGMGLSIFDNCLITEELAYGCTGVQTAIEANSLGQMPVIIAGNEAQKKKYLGRMTEEPLMCAYCVTEPGAGSDVAGVKTRAVKTGDEYVVNGQKMWITNGGKANWYFLLARTDADPKCPTNKAFTGFILDADTAGIQIGRKEMNMGQRCSDTRGITFEDVRIPKENVLIGEGAGFKIAMGAFDKTRPPVAAGATGLAQRALDEATAYALERKTFGKVIAEHQAISFLLAEMAMKVELARMAYQRSAWEVDRGRRNTYYASIAKAFAGDIANQVASDAVQVFGGNGFNSEYPVEKLMRDAKIYQIYEGTAQIQRLIIAREHLARAKK, from the exons ATGCTCTTGAATAAG GTACTCAGAGGAGGACTGCGCTGCGGTGTTGCTCGGCTCCAGAGCTCCAGTgctgccaccgccgccgccgaatCCAAAATCTCCGGCGAGAACGCTGCAGCGGCTACCGGCTTCTCGTTTG AGTTAACGGATCAACAGCGGGAGTTCCAACAGCTTGCTCGCAAGTTTGCGCGCGAGGAAATCCTTCCGCACGCGGCGCACTACGACAAAACCGGGGAG TACCCAGTACCTATCATCAAGAAAGCATGGGAGCTGGGTTTGATGAATGGTCACATAGCAGAGCAGTATG GTGGGATGGGCTTGTCCATCTTCGACAACTGCCTCATCACGGAAGAGCTGGCCTACGGTTGCACGGGAGTCCAAACTGCCATCGAGGCAAATTCTCTCGGA CAAATGCCTGTTATTATTGCTGGTAATGAGGCACAGAAGAAGAAATATCTGGGCAGGATGACTGAGGAGCCTCTTATGTGT gccTACTGTGTCACTGAGCCGGGGGCGGGCTCAGACGTGGCGGGCGTCAAGACGCGGGCGGTGAAGACTGGCGACGAGTACGTGGTCAACGGCCAGAAGATGTGGATCACAAACGGCGGCAAGGCCAACTG GTACTTCCTGCTGGCCCGCACTGACGCTGATCCCAAATGCCCCACAAACAAGGCTTTCACTGGCTTCATTCTGGATGCAGACACGGCCGGAATACAAATTGGAAGGAAG GAAATGAACATGGGCCAGAGGTGTTCCGACACACGAGGCATCACTTTTGAGGACGTGAGGATTCCAAAGGAGAACGTCCTGATAGGCGAGGGCGCAGGCTTCAAGATCGCCATGGGCGCCTTTGACAAGACTCGGCCACCC GTGGCAGCCGGAGCCACCGGCCTGGCTCAGAGGGCACTGGACGAAGCCACCGCCTACGCTTTGGAGAGGAAAACGTTTGGCAAAGTCATTGCTGAG CACCAGGCCATCTCCTTCCTGTTGGCCGAGATGGCCATGAAGGTGGAGCTGGCGCGCATGGCGTACCAGCGCTCCGCCTGGGAGGTGGATCGCGGCCGCCGCAACACCTATTACGCCTCCATCGCCAAGGCCTTCGCCGGCGACATTGCCAACCAGGTGGCCTCGGACGCCGTGCAGGTGTTTGGCGGAAACGGCTTCAACAGCGAGTACCCTGTGGAGAAGCTGATGCGCGATGCCAAGATCTACCAG atctacgAAGGCACCGCTCAGATCCAGAGACTCATTATTGCCCGTGAACACCTGGCAAGAGCCAAGAAATAA
- the rps8a gene encoding small ribosomal subunit protein eS8, protein MGISRDNWHKRRKTGGKRKPYHKKRKYELGRPPANTKIGARRIHTVRVRGGNKKYRALRLDVGNFSWGSECCTRKTRIIDVVYNASNNELVRTKTLVKNCIVLVDSLPYRQWYEGHYATPLGRKKGAKLTPEEEEVLTKKRSKKNQKKYDERKKMAKISSLLEDQFLQGKLLACIASRPGQCGRADGYILEGKELEFYLRKIKAKKGK, encoded by the exons ATGG GTATCTCAAGGGACAACTGGCATAAACGCCGTAAAACCGGTGGCAAACGCAAGCCCTACCACAAGAAGAGAAAGTATGAGCTTGGACGGCCTCCCGCAAACACAAAG ATTGGCGCTCGCCGTATCCACACCGTGAGGGTCCGTGGTGGCAACAAGAAGTATCGCGCCCTGAGACTGGACGTCGGAAACTTCTCGTGGGGCTCAGAGT GCTGCACACGCAAGACCAGGATCATCGACGTGGTCTACAATGCCTCTAACAACGAGCTGGTCCGAACCAAGACCTTGGTGAAGAACTGCATCGTGCTGGTCGACAGTCTTCCCTACAGGCAGTGGTATGAGGGTCACTACGCCACCCCTCTGGGACGCAAGAAGGGAGCCAAGCTG ACTCCTGAGGAGGAAGAGGTCCTGACTAAGAAGCGGTCCAAGAAGAACCAGAAGAAGTACGACGAGCGTAAAAAAATGGCCAAGATCAGCTCGCTCTTGGAGGATCAGTTCCTTCAGGGAAAACTACTTG CCTGCATCGCCTCCAGACCGGGCCAGTGTGGCCGAGCGGACGGATACATCCTAGAGGGCAAAGAACTTGAGTTCTACTTAAGGAAGATCAAGGCCAAGAAAGGCAAATAA